Sequence from the Christiangramia fulva genome:
TATCTTGGGTGGAGGATCCTTGGGGATGATTCGCAGGATATTCAATTCGCTCTTTATTCAGAAGAGGAACCGGGAGCAAAAGAACGCATAGTCAGGACCAGCCTGAACAATTTCATAGACAAAACAGGCAATTCCCGGGAACGCACCTATTATTTGGCGCAAATTCAACAGGGCAAAGAAAAGATAGTGGACACTCTTTCATTTGTCCCTCCAGAGGCAGGAGAGCCTCTGAAAGATTATATTTCGATACCCTTGCAAATTCCAGAAGGTGGGACAATTGACGGCAAAGCCTTTACCTATTCGGCAAACGATGCCAGTGTGGGAGATCTCAATGGAGATGGACAATATGAGATCATTTTGAAATGGCAGCCAGACAATGCTAAAAATCCTCCGCAAACCGGCTTCACAGGCAATCAGATCCTGGATGCCTATACTCTGGAAGGAAAGATGCTATGGCGAATAGATCTTGGGAAGAATATTAGGTCGGGTGCAGCCTATACGACCTTCCTGGTCTATGATTTCGACGGGGACGCCAGGTCTGAAATTGTTTGTAAAACAGCAGACGGCACCGTAGATGGTACCGGGAAAATTATTGGTGATCCCTCCAAAGACTGGCGAAATTATGATCAAAAAAGTCCGATGTATGGCAAAATTGCAAAGGGCCCCGAATACATAACGGTTTTTGACGGGTTGACCGGAAGAGCTATAGATACTGAAAAATATATTCCTAACCGTTTTCCTCTTAATGGCTGGGGTGGGATAGGCGGGAATGGCAGGAATGATAATACCGCCAGCCGCTCAGACCGTTTTTCCGCGGGGGTGGCCTATCTCGATGGGAAAAAACCCAGTGCAGTCATGGTAAGGGGGTGGTATGGGCGTACCGTGGTAGCTACGTGGGATTTCAACGGAAAGCACCTGCAGTCCAGATGGACCTTTGACTCTGAAAATGGAAAAAATCCCTATTCAGGAATGGCAAATCACGATTTGGCGGTAGCTGACGTAGACCACGATGGCAGGGATGAAATTTGTGTGGGAGCCATGACCCTCGACGATGATGGTTCCGGATTGTATGCCACGGGCCTTAGGCATGGAGATGCTATGCATTTAACCGATCTTGATCCTGACCGTCCCGGTCTGGAAGTTTTCGGAATCCATGAAAACGAAGGAAAGACAAAAGCTTTGGGAACTCCCGGAGTGGCAATTTTCGATGCTGAAACCGGAACAGTTCTCTGGTCTAAAGGCCCTGGAGTGGATGTAGGGCGTGGCTCTGCTGCAGACATAGACCCAAGGTATGTTGGATATGAAAACTGGGGAGGACCAGGAGGCCTAAGGGATGCCAAAGGAAACACTATTAGCCGGCAAGCCCCCTGCTCCAACAACTTTTTGATCTGGTGGGATGATGATCTTACTCGTGAACTTTTAGATAAGAACCGTATTGAAAAATGGGATTGGAAAAATAACAGATGTGTTCCACTGCTTATAGCTGAAGGCGTGAGTTCGAACAACGGCACCAAGGCCACCCCATGTCTGAGCGCCGATATTCTCGGGGATTGGAGGGAAGAGGTCATCTGGCGTAGTGCCGACAATAAAAGCCTGCGCATTTATACCCCCACCACGCTCTCTCACCACCCGTTCTATACTCTTATGCATGATCCTCAATACCGCTTGAGTGTGGGCTGGCAAAATACCGCTTATAATATGCCTCCGCAGGTAGGATTCTATCTGGGGGCTGAAACCAAAGAATTTCCGAAACCGAAAATCGAAATAATACACAAATGAAGAAAATTATCATTGCCTTCCTTATGCTTTTTCTGAACCAGAATTATCTCATGGCCCAGCGTCAAATGGAGGACCTGGACAGGGGCCTGATTGCCATAAAAAAAGAAAACGGAGACGTCTTTGTTAGCTGGCGATTTTTCGCAACCGATCCTGACGGACTGACATTCAATATTTACCGAAAGCCATCCGACGGAACAGCTATTAAGCTGAATAAAAAGCCTCTTGACGGGGCCACGAATTTCACCGATTCTACGGCGGAAGCCTCTGTTGAAAACACCTGGTATGTGACCAGTATTTCAGGCGGTAAGGAGATCAGGGAAAAAGGTGATTTTTCTATTCCTGCTAATTCCGAAGCAAAAGAATATATAAGCCTTCCTCTCAAAACCATTGAAGGTTACCGGCCCAATGATGTTTCTGTTGGTGATCTGAACGGGGACGGGCAGTACGAGATTGTAGTGCATCAAACCGGCAGAGGGCATGACAATTCTCAAACAGGGCTAACCGATACTCCAATTCTTCAGGCTTATAAACTAGACGGAACTCTGCTCTGGCAGATCAATCTTGGAAAAAATATAAGGGAAGGAGCTCATTACACTCAGTTTATGGTTTATGATCTCAATGGAGATGGAATTGCCGAGGTAGCCTGTAAAACTGCTGATGGAACCGTAGATGGGATTGGTCATATCATAGGCGATAAAGATAAGGACTGGAGA
This genomic interval carries:
- a CDS encoding rhamnogalacturonan lyase, yielding MKDRSSVNIGLITILFIFITFSLGAQRQMEFLDGGFIALQTNEGVYLGWRILGDDSQDIQFALYSEEEPGAKERIVRTSLNNFIDKTGNSRERTYYLAQIQQGKEKIVDTLSFVPPEAGEPLKDYISIPLQIPEGGTIDGKAFTYSANDASVGDLNGDGQYEIILKWQPDNAKNPPQTGFTGNQILDAYTLEGKMLWRIDLGKNIRSGAAYTTFLVYDFDGDARSEIVCKTADGTVDGTGKIIGDPSKDWRNYDQKSPMYGKIAKGPEYITVFDGLTGRAIDTEKYIPNRFPLNGWGGIGGNGRNDNTASRSDRFSAGVAYLDGKKPSAVMVRGWYGRTVVATWDFNGKHLQSRWTFDSENGKNPYSGMANHDLAVADVDHDGRDEICVGAMTLDDDGSGLYATGLRHGDAMHLTDLDPDRPGLEVFGIHENEGKTKALGTPGVAIFDAETGTVLWSKGPGVDVGRGSAADIDPRYVGYENWGGPGGLRDAKGNTISRQAPCSNNFLIWWDDDLTRELLDKNRIEKWDWKNNRCVPLLIAEGVSSNNGTKATPCLSADILGDWREEVIWRSADNKSLRIYTPTTLSHHPFYTLMHDPQYRLSVGWQNTAYNMPPQVGFYLGAETKEFPKPKIEIIHK